A window of Pedobacter lusitanus contains these coding sequences:
- the mutL gene encoding DNA mismatch repair endonuclease MutL codes for MSDIIQLLPESVANQIAAGEVVQRPASAVKELMENAIDAGANKIQLILKDAGKALIQVIDNGCGMSVSDARKCFERHATSKVRKAEDLFAIRTMGFRGEAMASIAAIAQVEMKTRRHEDELGTLIEIEGATITKQEPVATTEGTSISIKNLFFNTPARRNFLKSNPAEMRHIMDEFQRVSLANPSISFTLHHDGMEIFRLPSSALKQRIVHLFGNNYNERLIPVEEDTTIINLKGFIGKPQFAKKTRGEQFFFVNNRFIKDAYLNHAVNKAYEDLLSDDNFPFYVLFIDIDPAKIDVNVHPTKTEIKYLDEKSIYAIIHSAVKRSLGRFNISPTIDFDQESAFSGMISPKSLDEIVPPSISFNPDFNPFAGEKTTDSSSSAGFRNTDTGFSHTNTGYRNTESRGQQPVTKNWGSLYEISKEQPAEQVAMELPGNGPDDKYAPIQKQLMQLHNKYIISQIKSGLMLIDQQAAHERILYERFSVNLEDRKGASQQSLFPQTVTLSPNDYELAKSLLDDIKSLGFEVREFGKNTLVIEGIPVDLGSNQINETQLFEHLIEGFKNSQQELKLDKRDALARSMAKNSAIKSGVVLGQQEMNMLIEQLFACKAPNFSISGRPVIQTMSLTEIDRKFDK; via the coding sequence ATGTCAGATATAATACAACTTTTACCCGAGAGTGTTGCGAATCAAATTGCTGCCGGAGAGGTAGTTCAGCGACCTGCATCGGCAGTGAAAGAGTTGATGGAAAATGCCATTGATGCGGGGGCGAATAAGATACAACTGATCCTTAAGGATGCCGGAAAGGCATTAATTCAAGTGATCGATAATGGATGTGGAATGAGCGTTTCTGATGCACGTAAGTGTTTTGAGCGCCATGCAACTTCAAAAGTGCGTAAGGCAGAAGACCTGTTTGCTATCCGTACCATGGGATTCCGTGGGGAAGCTATGGCTTCTATTGCTGCAATTGCACAGGTAGAGATGAAAACCCGCCGTCATGAAGATGAACTGGGTACTTTAATTGAAATTGAAGGGGCAACAATAACCAAACAGGAGCCTGTAGCTACTACAGAAGGAACAAGTATAAGTATCAAAAACTTATTCTTTAATACTCCGGCAAGACGTAACTTCCTGAAAAGTAATCCTGCTGAAATGAGACACATTATGGATGAGTTTCAAAGAGTATCGCTGGCCAATCCTTCGATCTCTTTTACGCTGCATCATGATGGAATGGAGATTTTCAGATTACCTTCATCAGCTTTAAAACAAAGAATAGTCCATTTATTTGGCAATAATTATAATGAAAGACTGATTCCTGTTGAGGAAGATACAACTATCATCAACCTTAAGGGATTTATCGGTAAACCTCAGTTTGCCAAAAAAACCAGAGGTGAACAGTTCTTTTTTGTAAATAACCGCTTCATCAAGGATGCTTATCTGAATCATGCAGTTAATAAAGCTTATGAAGATTTATTATCAGATGATAACTTCCCTTTTTATGTGCTGTTTATTGATATTGATCCTGCCAAGATCGATGTGAATGTTCATCCGACCAAAACGGAAATTAAATATCTGGATGAAAAGTCAATCTATGCGATTATCCACTCTGCGGTAAAACGGTCTTTAGGCAGGTTTAATATTAGTCCGACTATTGATTTTGATCAGGAGAGTGCCTTCAGTGGTATGATCAGCCCAAAATCTCTGGACGAGATTGTTCCGCCAAGTATCAGCTTCAATCCTGATTTTAATCCTTTCGCAGGTGAAAAAACTACGGATAGTAGTTCTTCTGCAGGTTTCAGAAATACAGATACCGGTTTCAGCCATACGAATACTGGTTACAGAAATACTGAAAGCAGGGGACAGCAGCCGGTAACCAAAAACTGGGGCTCATTATATGAGATTTCTAAAGAACAGCCTGCAGAACAGGTAGCGATGGAATTGCCTGGTAACGGGCCTGATGATAAATATGCGCCGATACAGAAACAGCTGATGCAGCTGCACAATAAATATATCATTTCACAGATTAAGTCTGGTCTAATGCTGATTGATCAGCAGGCTGCACACGAAAGGATATTATATGAACGTTTTAGCGTTAACCTGGAAGACCGGAAAGGAGCCTCGCAACAGAGTCTATTTCCACAGACTGTAACGCTGAGCCCTAATGACTATGAGCTGGCTAAAAGTTTGCTGGACGATATTAAAAGTCTGGGTTTTGAAGTAAGGGAATTTGGGAAGAACACGCTGGTAATTGAAGGGATCCCCGTTGATCTGGGAAGTAACCAGATTAATGAGACTCAGCTTTTTGAACATCTGATCGAAGGGTTTAAAAATTCCCAACAGGAACTGAAACTGGATAAAAGGGATGCTCTGGCCCGTAGCATGGCTAAAAACAGTGCAATTAAAAGCGGTGTTGTTTTGGGACAACAGGAAAT
- a CDS encoding serine hydrolase domain-containing protein, translating to MNYKLFMYKNNLVQTIAVCFLAISTFSACAQEHQKNEELLKVNSNILQHTVLLNNQNSIIPLTELEKKNIASVSLGFAFQNVSDSLLNKYAKVTSFSSASYENSPELGKLENDLKFFNTIIISITDQEAPKARYINFINSIAKSKSVIIALYGQQTNLAPFDSLTAPILWSQDKNIQAASLIPQLIFGGIAAGNKLTRNISARFPAGSGYTTTVTRLKYTIPEDAGVNAENLREIDDITAEAIAARAAPGMVVLVAKDGKVIFNKAYGTHTYDGPADKVTDIFDLASITKITATTPMVMRLVEQNKLKLDTNIGAYIALARPTAMNDIPVREVMLHQAGFIPYIPFHDGVKPGDHSPDSSAAYPTKVADGYFIRKDYFKDVMWPQMLNAPIRTRGKYVYSDISMYVMKDIAEQISGEHLNDYVAENFYAPLGMQTAGFLPRNRFSKDRIIPTENDTYFRKTLLVGYVHDQGAALVGGVSGHAGLFASTNDMAIMFQMLLNKGTYGGQQYFKPQTVDTFTAQQSNISRRGLGFDRWDPNLSKKYPSATASPQTYGHTGYTGTAVWVDQARGLIYVFLSNRVNPSVTNKLVSMGIRSRIQEVINSAIDKGMEK from the coding sequence ATGAACTATAAGCTTTTTATGTACAAAAACAATCTTGTTCAAACCATTGCAGTTTGCTTTCTTGCCATTTCGACCTTTAGTGCCTGCGCACAGGAACATCAAAAAAATGAAGAACTGTTAAAAGTCAATTCTAATATCCTGCAGCATACTGTCTTACTCAACAATCAGAACAGTATCATTCCTTTAACTGAACTGGAAAAGAAGAACATTGCTTCAGTCAGTCTGGGTTTTGCTTTTCAGAACGTATCAGATAGTTTACTGAATAAATATGCTAAAGTCACTTCTTTCAGCTCTGCCAGCTATGAAAACTCACCCGAGCTCGGGAAACTGGAAAATGACCTGAAATTTTTCAATACCATAATTATCTCCATTACTGATCAGGAAGCACCTAAAGCCAGATATATCAATTTTATCAATTCCATAGCTAAAAGCAAATCGGTCATTATAGCCTTATATGGCCAGCAGACAAATCTGGCCCCATTTGATTCCTTAACTGCCCCGATCCTGTGGAGCCAGGATAAAAACATACAGGCCGCATCACTGATTCCGCAGCTGATTTTCGGAGGCATAGCAGCAGGCAATAAATTAACCCGTAATATCTCTGCCAGATTCCCGGCAGGCTCGGGTTATACCACAACCGTAACCCGTTTGAAATACACTATCCCTGAGGATGCAGGTGTAAATGCCGAAAATCTGCGGGAAATAGACGATATCACTGCCGAAGCCATCGCTGCCAGAGCTGCTCCGGGTATGGTGGTTTTAGTGGCAAAAGACGGTAAAGTAATCTTTAACAAAGCCTATGGCACCCATACTTATGACGGCCCGGCCGATAAAGTAACTGACATATTCGATCTTGCCTCTATCACCAAGATTACCGCCACCACACCTATGGTAATGCGTCTGGTAGAACAAAACAAACTAAAACTGGACACCAATATCGGCGCTTATATTGCCCTGGCACGTCCTACTGCGATGAATGACATACCTGTCCGTGAGGTGATGCTGCATCAGGCCGGCTTTATTCCATACATCCCCTTTCATGATGGTGTAAAACCCGGTGATCACAGTCCGGATTCTTCTGCTGCCTACCCGACTAAAGTAGCTGACGGGTATTTTATCAGAAAAGACTACTTCAAAGATGTCATGTGGCCGCAAATGCTGAACGCTCCCATCAGAACAAGAGGGAAATATGTTTACAGCGATATCAGCATGTATGTCATGAAAGATATTGCCGAACAGATCAGCGGAGAACATCTGAATGATTATGTGGCTGAAAACTTTTATGCCCCGCTGGGGATGCAGACTGCAGGTTTCCTTCCCAGAAACAGATTCAGTAAAGACCGTATCATTCCTACAGAGAATGATACCTATTTCAGAAAAACCTTACTGGTTGGTTATGTACATGATCAGGGCGCTGCCCTTGTTGGCGGTGTGTCAGGCCATGCCGGCTTATTTGCCAGTACCAACGACATGGCTATCATGTTTCAGATGCTGCTTAATAAAGGAACCTATGGTGGTCAGCAATATTTCAAACCGCAAACCGTAGACACCTTTACTGCACAACAGTCTAATATCAGCAGGAGAGGATTAGGATTTGATCGCTGGGACCCGAATCTGTCTAAAAAATATCCATCAGCCACAGCCTCGCCTCAAACTTACGGGCACACCGGTTATACAGGAACAGCTGTATGGGTAGATCAGGCAAGAGGTTTAATTTATGTGTTTTTATCTAACCGCGTTAATCCTTCGGTTACCAATAAACTCGTCAGTATGGGAATCCGTTCGCGTATTCAGGAGGTAATCAACAGTGCAATTGACAAAGGGATGGAAAAATAA
- a CDS encoding isopenicillin N synthase family dioxygenase — translation MSTPYIPTLDLGSYIDGTEQDRKKFSDELGRAFNDSGFVTITNHGLSQELIDKLYQNIQGVFRLPADQKAKYEKPELAGQRGYTSPGKETAKGAKTADLKEFWQIGQTVVDGDAIKNEYPDNEYLEEIPEFNEITTEVYQKLESNGKHLLRAIATYLNLPIDYFDKHVHNGNSILRGIHYFPIENPDALPDDAVRAGAHEDINLITLLIGASADGLEVLTRSNEWLPIKAHHSDIVVNVGDMLQRLTNNKLRSTTHRVVNPPRELMKTSRFSVPFFLHPRSDMDLTSLDSCVDEAHPKVYSDMTAGEYLDERLREIGLKK, via the coding sequence ATGTCTACACCTTATATTCCAACCTTAGATCTGGGTTCTTATATTGACGGAACAGAACAGGACCGTAAAAAATTTTCTGATGAACTGGGCAGAGCCTTTAATGATTCAGGTTTTGTAACGATTACAAACCATGGTTTAAGTCAGGAGCTGATTGATAAATTATATCAGAATATCCAGGGAGTTTTTCGTCTGCCTGCAGATCAGAAAGCTAAATATGAAAAACCAGAGCTTGCCGGACAGCGTGGTTATACCAGTCCTGGTAAAGAAACTGCTAAGGGAGCTAAAACAGCAGATCTTAAAGAATTCTGGCAGATTGGTCAGACTGTAGTTGACGGAGATGCGATCAAAAATGAATATCCTGATAATGAGTACCTGGAAGAAATTCCGGAATTCAACGAAATAACTACTGAAGTTTATCAGAAACTGGAAAGTAATGGTAAACACCTGTTAAGAGCAATTGCTACTTATCTGAATTTACCAATTGATTATTTTGATAAACATGTGCACAATGGAAATTCAATTTTAAGAGGTATTCATTATTTCCCTATTGAAAATCCTGATGCATTGCCTGATGATGCTGTTCGTGCCGGTGCGCATGAAGATATTAACCTGATCACTTTACTGATCGGCGCAAGTGCTGACGGTCTGGAAGTATTGACACGCAGTAATGAATGGTTGCCGATTAAAGCACATCACTCTGATATCGTTGTCAACGTAGGTGATATGTTGCAGCGTTTGACTAATAATAAACTTCGTTCTACTACACACAGAGTGGTTAACCCGCCAAGAGAATTAATGAAAACTTCACGTTTTTCAGTTCCGTTCTTCCTGCACCCACGTTCTGATATGGATTTGACAAGTCTTGATTCTTGTGTGGATGAAGCGCATCCAAAAGTATATTCTGATATGACAGCGGGAGAATATCTGGATGAACGTCTGAGAGAAATAGGCTTAAAGAAATAA
- the msrA gene encoding peptide-methionine (S)-S-oxide reductase MsrA: MKYLTIIVLILLSVNGANAQQKKLETATFGMGCFWCSEALFQKLDGVSAVKSGYEGGQLANPSYEEVCSGTTGHAEVIQLSYDPAKISYDELLEVFWKSHDPTTLNRQGADTGTQYRSVVFYNSPEQKTAAEHYKAELNKTNAFGKPVVTEITKAQPFYKAESYHQDYFNKNSNQPYCRLVILPKMEKLEKIFKAKLKH; encoded by the coding sequence ATGAAATATCTCACAATTATCGTTTTAATCCTTTTATCGGTAAACGGTGCCAATGCACAGCAGAAAAAGCTGGAGACAGCCACCTTTGGTATGGGCTGCTTCTGGTGCTCCGAAGCATTATTCCAGAAGTTAGATGGCGTAAGTGCAGTCAAGTCCGGTTATGAAGGCGGACAGCTGGCTAACCCAAGCTATGAGGAAGTCTGCTCCGGCACAACCGGACATGCTGAAGTGATTCAGTTAAGCTACGACCCGGCTAAGATCTCTTATGATGAATTACTGGAAGTATTCTGGAAGAGTCATGACCCGACAACACTAAACCGCCAGGGAGCTGATACAGGCACACAATACCGTTCAGTAGTATTCTATAATTCACCTGAGCAGAAAACCGCAGCAGAACACTATAAAGCGGAACTCAATAAAACCAACGCTTTCGGGAAACCGGTAGTTACGGAGATCACCAAAGCACAGCCTTTTTACAAAGCCGAAAGCTATCACCAGGATTATTTCAACAAAAATTCGAACCAGCCCTACTGCAGACTGGTTATCCTGCCAAAAATGGAAAAACTGGAAAAGATATTCAAAGCCAAACTGAAACACTAA
- a CDS encoding SGNH/GDSL hydrolase family protein has product MNSKFIFRSILAVAVVAAASCKPDLKTVTPSKGSADFSRYIAVGNSLTSGFADGGLYLDGQQNSFPLMIATQMQTVGGGTFSTPFFNANQADGSGYKKLTGFTSPSDPIITDVPAQAVIGSATVPGFGTVPLFAKYTGDLNNYGVPGIRLNHITLTYYGNVNPYFERLLPNTSPANTVPYLNFVNSKPFTFFSMWLGNNDVLGYATGGGAVAADFPTDKALFTQLYNLAAGTMVKGGGSGAAKGVVANIPDVLSTPYFTTVTLKALLDVIQKSQPQVQNIFIQPGTGAPRPATAEDYFLLPLKAANVIGKPNAAGIPYGLHPLNPVESKYVLDKAEAAIVVDYTNSYNATIKSVAAANGLAFVDANAVFKSYAAGRTVNGALVSAAYISGNLFSLDGIHLTPMGYAIVANEFIKSINAQYGSSVPIVDVTKYRGVKFP; this is encoded by the coding sequence ATGAACTCGAAATTTATATTCAGAAGTATACTTGCAGTTGCTGTTGTTGCAGCAGCGTCCTGCAAGCCAGATTTAAAAACCGTTACCCCCAGCAAAGGAAGTGCTGATTTTTCAAGATATATCGCAGTCGGAAACTCTTTAACCTCAGGTTTCGCAGATGGCGGATTATATCTGGACGGACAACAGAACTCATTTCCATTAATGATTGCTACGCAAATGCAGACTGTTGGCGGCGGTACTTTCAGTACACCTTTTTTCAATGCTAACCAGGCAGATGGATCAGGTTACAAAAAATTAACCGGCTTTACTTCTCCCTCTGATCCGATAATTACAGATGTACCGGCTCAGGCAGTAATTGGTTCGGCAACAGTACCGGGTTTTGGTACAGTTCCTCTTTTTGCCAAATACACGGGAGATCTGAATAACTACGGTGTACCGGGAATCAGGTTAAACCATATCACACTTACTTATTATGGTAACGTGAATCCTTATTTTGAACGCTTGTTGCCTAACACTTCACCGGCAAATACAGTTCCTTATCTTAATTTCGTGAATTCTAAACCATTTACTTTTTTCAGTATGTGGTTAGGTAATAACGACGTTCTGGGTTATGCAACTGGTGGTGGGGCTGTAGCAGCTGATTTTCCTACTGATAAAGCACTTTTTACGCAGTTATATAATCTTGCTGCCGGTACTATGGTTAAAGGTGGTGGTTCCGGAGCAGCGAAAGGTGTAGTAGCAAACATCCCTGATGTTTTAAGTACGCCATATTTTACTACAGTTACTTTGAAAGCTCTGTTAGATGTTATTCAGAAATCACAACCGCAAGTTCAGAATATCTTTATTCAGCCTGGTACAGGAGCACCAAGACCTGCCACAGCAGAAGATTATTTCCTGCTTCCTTTAAAGGCGGCAAATGTAATTGGTAAACCAAATGCGGCAGGTATTCCTTACGGTCTGCACCCGTTAAATCCTGTTGAAAGTAAATATGTGCTGGATAAAGCTGAAGCCGCTATAGTGGTAGATTATACCAATTCATATAATGCAACCATTAAATCTGTAGCAGCAGCAAACGGTCTTGCTTTTGTTGACGCGAATGCGGTATTCAAAAGTTATGCAGCTGGCAGAACAGTAAATGGTGCACTGGTTAGCGCAGCTTATATATCGGGTAACCTTTTCTCTCTGGATGGTATTCACCTGACTCCAATGGGTTATGCCATTGTAGCTAACGAATTTATCAAATCTATCAATGCACAATATGGTTCAAGTGTTCCAATTGTGGATGTAACTAAATACAGAGGTGTAAAATTCCCGTAA
- a CDS encoding OmpP1/FadL family transporter: MKKILLSFLLAVPILGYSQAFQVNLQGQKQTAMGGAGTGVALDEAAVFFNPGAVSFLKKNGVQAGASAIFLKAAFRENGSNLTEYTKEKLTFPPAAYAVFGNPNNRLRFGLGVYVPFGGAVHWDPNWTGKYAVTSLDLQAIYVQPTLSYKITDHIGIGAGLVYSRGKVDLRRGIPLTLNDGTSGTAQLKGNSNDFGWNAGIYVETVSGVTIGVSHRSQVTAQVKDADAIFKVPGALQDGFPTKFSANLPLPATSSIGLGFYPSSKTIIAVDANWVHWSKYKALVLEYNNNSRIPDTHSPRNYHDGGAVRVGIQNMATDRLALRLGAAYAFTPVGKGYVTPEIPDANRILLSAGLGYKASERFSIDLSFLYENIKSRNETNLETGLSGTFKTVAYIPGLSLSYKW; the protein is encoded by the coding sequence ATGAAAAAGATTCTACTAAGTTTTTTACTGGCAGTGCCTATTCTGGGCTACTCCCAGGCCTTCCAGGTTAACCTTCAGGGGCAAAAGCAAACCGCAATGGGCGGAGCAGGTACAGGGGTCGCTTTAGATGAAGCAGCAGTGTTTTTTAACCCTGGAGCTGTATCATTCCTTAAAAAGAATGGTGTACAGGCGGGTGCGAGTGCAATTTTCCTGAAAGCAGCTTTCAGAGAAAACGGTTCTAACCTTACTGAATACACGAAAGAAAAATTAACGTTCCCACCGGCAGCTTATGCTGTATTCGGAAATCCTAATAACAGACTGCGTTTTGGTTTGGGTGTTTATGTGCCATTTGGTGGTGCGGTACACTGGGATCCGAACTGGACAGGTAAATATGCTGTTACCTCACTGGATCTGCAGGCTATTTATGTTCAGCCAACGCTGAGTTACAAAATTACTGATCATATCGGTATTGGTGCGGGTTTGGTTTATTCAAGAGGAAAAGTTGATTTAAGAAGAGGGATTCCGCTTACTTTAAACGACGGGACTTCGGGAACTGCGCAGCTTAAAGGAAATTCAAATGATTTTGGCTGGAATGCAGGTATCTACGTAGAAACTGTTTCAGGCGTAACTATTGGTGTGAGTCACCGTTCGCAGGTAACTGCACAGGTAAAAGATGCGGATGCTATATTTAAGGTTCCGGGTGCATTGCAGGATGGCTTCCCTACTAAATTCAGTGCTAATTTACCTTTACCGGCTACTTCTTCAATTGGTTTAGGATTTTATCCGTCTTCAAAAACGATTATCGCAGTTGATGCCAACTGGGTTCACTGGAGTAAATATAAAGCGCTTGTACTTGAATATAATAACAATTCAAGAATTCCGGATACACACTCTCCAAGAAATTATCATGATGGTGGTGCGGTACGTGTAGGTATTCAGAATATGGCTACTGACCGTCTGGCTTTAAGACTGGGAGCTGCTTATGCTTTCACACCGGTTGGAAAAGGTTATGTAACACCGGAAATACCGGATGCAAACCGTATCCTGCTAAGTGCTGGTTTAGGTTACAAAGCGTCTGAAAGATTCAGCATTGATTTATCTTTCTTGTATGAAAATATTAAATCAAGAAATGAGACCAATCTGGAGACAGGTTTAAGCGGTACCTTCAAGACTGTTGCTTATATCCCTGGTCTTTCTTTATCTTATAAATGGTAA
- a CDS encoding NAD(P)H-dependent oxidoreductase: protein MSLIDALKWRYATKKMNGEKVPQAKVDQIVEAARLAPTSSGLQPFKVIVVTNQELKKKIQTVAFGQTQIVDSSHLLIFAAWDNYTEQNIRSVFARTNAERGLPDETPSDYEIQLTSNYTTRTEEVNFNHAARQAYIGFGVALAEAALLKVDATPMEGFNPAELDELLGLRQRGLRSVTLLPLGYRSESEDWLVNLKKVRTPANEFIIEFN from the coding sequence ATGAGCTTAATAGATGCGCTTAAATGGCGGTACGCCACCAAAAAAATGAATGGAGAAAAGGTCCCGCAAGCTAAGGTTGACCAAATAGTTGAAGCTGCACGTCTTGCACCTACTTCTTCTGGATTACAGCCATTTAAAGTAATTGTGGTGACAAACCAGGAATTAAAGAAAAAAATACAGACTGTAGCTTTCGGGCAGACACAGATTGTTGATTCTTCACACTTGCTGATTTTTGCAGCATGGGATAATTACACTGAACAAAACATCAGATCTGTTTTTGCACGCACCAATGCAGAACGTGGTTTACCTGACGAAACTCCATCAGATTACGAAATTCAATTAACTTCAAACTATACTACAAGAACTGAAGAGGTAAATTTCAACCATGCCGCAAGACAGGCTTATATTGGTTTTGGAGTAGCCCTTGCTGAGGCTGCCTTGCTAAAAGTTGATGCGACTCCAATGGAAGGATTCAATCCTGCCGAACTGGATGAGCTTTTAGGCTTAAGACAAAGAGGTCTTCGCAGTGTAACCTTATTACCATTAGGCTACAGAAGCGAAAGTGAAGACTGGTTGGTTAACCTGAAAAAAGTGCGTACACCGGCTAATGAATTCATTATAGAATTTAATTAA